The proteins below are encoded in one region of Qipengyuania sp. HL-TH1:
- a CDS encoding helix-turn-helix domain-containing protein, which produces MFDTDAALDKAVRLFWQRGYEATSMADLVAETGVAAASLYAAFGNKAGLFAAVIERYAATFSVHLYAPINDPALSTYEAVKGLLERAASSFSEPGTPAGCFMYSAAAAVSPASAAIECLLRDKRLAAEALLIERLQRGAAQGELAANTDPAVLGKFINTVMEGMSVQARDGATIDELLSIAKMALDRWPAAI; this is translated from the coding sequence GTGTTCGACACTGACGCTGCGCTCGACAAGGCGGTGCGGCTGTTCTGGCAGCGCGGCTACGAGGCGACATCGATGGCCGATCTGGTGGCGGAGACTGGCGTCGCCGCCGCCAGTCTCTATGCAGCGTTTGGCAACAAGGCGGGGCTGTTTGCGGCGGTGATCGAGCGCTACGCCGCGACGTTCAGCGTCCATCTCTACGCACCCATCAACGATCCGGCGTTGTCCACCTACGAGGCCGTCAAAGGCCTGCTGGAACGAGCGGCGTCATCCTTCTCGGAACCTGGAACGCCGGCCGGCTGTTTCATGTATTCGGCAGCGGCAGCCGTTTCGCCGGCGTCCGCCGCCATCGAATGCCTGCTGCGCGACAAGCGTCTCGCGGCAGAGGCCCTCCTGATCGAGCGTCTGCAACGCGGCGCCGCGCAGGGCGAGCTTGCGGCCAACACCGATCCGGCCGTGCTAGGCAAATTCATCAATACGGTCATGGAAGGCATGTCCGTTCAGGCGCGCGATGGCGCTACGATCGACGAACTGCTCTCCATCGCCAAAATGGCACTCGATCGGTGGCCGGCCGCGATATGA
- a CDS encoding zinc-dependent alcohol dehydrogenase family protein codes for MSRIVRIHEYGDASVLRIEDVEVPAPAADEVQIAVKAIGINRAEVMFRNHAYLQEAEFPSRLGYEAAGTVAAVGADVTGFAEGDAVSVIPPLDIARWGTYGEVANVPARLVVKHPAALSFEEAAAVWMQYVTAWGALVEQAKLGEGDFVIVTAASSSVGLAAFQIARMVGATVIATTRTGAKRQALIDAGAHHVVATGEEDLVARVMEITDGAGARVVLDPVGGPSFEPLTESMARGGILLQYGALSGEPTPFPLFSVLGKSLTLKGYLYSEIVSDDAAFDRAKAFIVAGLESGALKPQIARTFPLDAIQDAHRFLESNEQIGKVVVTV; via the coding sequence ATGAGCCGCATTGTCCGTATCCACGAATATGGCGACGCCAGCGTCCTCAGGATTGAAGATGTGGAAGTCCCCGCGCCGGCGGCCGACGAAGTGCAGATCGCGGTGAAGGCGATAGGCATCAACCGCGCCGAGGTGATGTTCCGCAACCATGCCTACCTTCAGGAAGCCGAGTTCCCGAGCCGCCTCGGCTACGAAGCTGCCGGCACTGTTGCTGCGGTCGGCGCGGACGTGACCGGGTTCGCGGAAGGCGACGCCGTCAGCGTCATCCCTCCGCTCGATATCGCGCGCTGGGGCACTTATGGCGAGGTCGCCAACGTTCCCGCCCGCCTCGTCGTCAAGCATCCGGCGGCGCTGTCGTTCGAGGAAGCGGCGGCCGTGTGGATGCAGTATGTCACCGCCTGGGGTGCGCTGGTGGAGCAGGCGAAACTCGGCGAGGGCGATTTCGTCATCGTCACTGCTGCCTCCAGCAGCGTCGGCCTTGCTGCCTTCCAGATTGCGCGGATGGTCGGCGCGACGGTAATCGCGACGACGCGTACCGGCGCCAAGCGCCAGGCTCTGATCGATGCCGGTGCACATCATGTCGTCGCGACCGGGGAAGAGGATCTGGTAGCAAGGGTAATGGAGATAACCGATGGCGCAGGTGCGCGCGTGGTGCTCGATCCGGTCGGAGGCCCGTCGTTCGAGCCGCTGACCGAGAGCATGGCACGCGGCGGCATCCTGCTTCAATATGGCGCGCTCAGTGGCGAACCGACGCCGTTCCCGTTGTTCTCCGTGCTGGGCAAGAGCCTCACGCTCAAAGGGTATCTCTACAGCGAGATCGTCTCGGACGATGCCGCGTTCGATCGCGCCAAGGCGTTCATCGTTGCGGGTCTGGAATCGGGCGCGCTCAAGCCGCAGATCGCGCGCACTTTCCCGCTCGACGCCATTCAGGACGCTCACCGCTTCCTCGAATCGAACGAACAAATCGGCAAGGTCGTCGTTACGGTCTGA
- a CDS encoding S-(hydroxymethyl)glutathione dehydrogenase/class III alcohol dehydrogenase, producing the protein MKSRAAVAFEAGKPLEIVEIDVAPPRKGEVLIRVTHTGVCHTDAYTLEGSDPEGVFPVVLGHEGAGIVVEVGEGVTSVVPGDHVIPLYTAECGQCDFCLSGKTNLCVAVRETQGKGLMPDGTTRFSYNGQPLYHYMGCSTFSEYTVVAEVSLAKINPEANPEHVCLLGCGVTTGIGAVHNTAKVQPGDSVAVFGLGGIGLAAIQGARQAKAGRIIAIDTNPSKFELARQFGATECINPKDHDKPIQQVLIEMTGWGIDHTFECIGNVHVMRAALESAHRGWGQSIVIGVAGAGEEISTRPFQLVTGRVWKGSAFGGVKGRTELPGMVEDAMRGDIDLAPFVTHTMGLEEINEAFQLMHEGKSIRSVIHY; encoded by the coding sequence ATGAAATCTCGCGCCGCTGTAGCCTTCGAGGCGGGCAAGCCACTCGAAATCGTCGAAATCGATGTCGCCCCACCCCGTAAAGGCGAAGTCTTGATACGAGTGACGCACACCGGTGTGTGCCACACCGACGCGTACACGCTGGAGGGGAGTGATCCGGAGGGTGTTTTCCCGGTGGTTCTGGGCCACGAGGGCGCGGGCATCGTTGTCGAGGTCGGTGAAGGCGTCACCAGCGTCGTGCCGGGCGATCACGTGATTCCGCTCTACACCGCCGAGTGCGGCCAGTGCGACTTCTGCCTGTCGGGCAAGACCAACCTGTGCGTCGCTGTCCGCGAAACGCAGGGCAAAGGCTTGATGCCCGATGGGACCACCCGCTTTTCGTACAACGGTCAGCCCCTCTATCATTACATGGGCTGTTCAACCTTCAGCGAATATACTGTCGTCGCGGAAGTCTCGCTCGCCAAGATCAATCCCGAGGCAAACCCCGAACATGTCTGCCTGCTCGGCTGCGGCGTCACGACCGGCATCGGCGCAGTCCACAATACCGCCAAGGTCCAGCCCGGAGACTCGGTCGCCGTGTTCGGCCTCGGCGGCATCGGCCTCGCGGCGATTCAGGGTGCGCGCCAGGCGAAGGCGGGTCGCATCATCGCCATCGACACCAATCCGTCCAAGTTCGAGCTGGCACGCCAGTTCGGTGCGACCGAGTGCATCAACCCCAAGGACCATGACAAGCCCATCCAGCAAGTGCTGATCGAGATGACGGGCTGGGGCATCGATCATACCTTCGAGTGCATCGGCAACGTCCACGTCATGCGCGCCGCGCTTGAATCAGCGCACCGTGGCTGGGGTCAGTCGATCGTGATCGGCGTTGCCGGCGCGGGCGAGGAAATCTCCACCCGCCCATTCCAGCTCGTCACGGGCCGCGTATGGAAGGGGTCAGCTTTCGGCGGCGTCAAGGGACGGACAGAGCTCCCCGGCATGGTCGAGGACGCGATGAGAGGCGATATCGATCTGGCCCCGTTCGTAACCCACACGATGGGTTTGGAGGAGATCAACGAGGCCTTCCAATTAATGCACGAAGGCAAGTCGATCCGCTCGGTCATTCACTACTGA